From the genome of Gorilla gorilla gorilla isolate KB3781 chromosome 4, NHGRI_mGorGor1-v2.1_pri, whole genome shotgun sequence:
cccaccaccacgcccagctaatttttgtgtttttagtagagatagggttttaccatgttagccaggctggtcttgaactcctggcctcgtgatccacccgcctcggcctcccaaagtgctgggattataggcgtgaaccaccgcgcccggcctcacatCACCATCTTAAGGTTATGTGACTATGAAGACCTTAGTCCCCGAGTATACACAAGTAGACATGTGCATAAACACACATGCCCATGCAgtcagacacatgcacacacgcatgtgCACAGCGCACTGGAGAACAAGGATGCCCCCATCCTGCCCTCACAGCGATCTTGTGCCAAGACTAACACAGGTGCTTCTCTCTGTTTTGTGGAGATGTTGGCATATGGGCTGTGATAGCTGAATCAAAAAGTGAAAATTAAGACAGCATGACTCCACATAGTTGAACACGCCGCCTTTGCTTATCAGAGTTTATTCAACAAACAGCAAGCATCTGGTTTATGCTAAGCTCTGCAATTCCATGGCTGTGTGGAAGATGCCAGGCAAGCAGATACCCCAAAGAACTGATACAGACTAAAAGTTCTTCTGCAAAGCCTACGGTAAGCCTACCCAGGCCTCAAAGATGGCAGCCCTTCCCACAGTGCTTTGCACACAGCAGGATCATGGCAGCCCCAGTCCAGTCCTTTTTTCAAGATGGAACCAACTGATCCATGTGGTTGAAACAGACTAATCCAGGCCATTCAGGCAAAAGCCTGGGATTTGATGGGGCAGAACCAAGCCTGGGATTTGACGGGGCAGAAcccagcctgggattacaggtatgcaccaccatgcccagctaatttttgtatttttagtagagacagggtttcgccacgttggccaggctggtctcgaactcctgacctcaagtgatccgcctgcttcagcctcccaaagtgctgggatcacagacatgagccactgcacccggcctgtttgcAATAAATTCTTAAGTGCCTATGAAGGGTCTAGATCCTAGGCTAAATACAGGGGATACATCACAGAACCAGACAGACATGGTCCCTGGGGCGTGCGAGGCTTTGCCCAGAGAAGTCAGGTTTTCTAGTCATGCCTGTCAAGGGGGAAGTTTCTCAGTTGGTAGCTGAGGCCACTTGATATGTTGCAGAGTCAAGCCCCTGGGCCCTTTCACAGCCAAGGATTGTCAAAGTGGCAGAACCAATGCCAGGTGGAGAAAAAATATATCATGTGTGTGCCACATATGTGACAGACAGAGGCAGAACTTGGCAAGGTGAGGTGGGGTGGAGGGGTTGGTGGGGAGTGACAGTTGAAGATGACCACGGTGACCTCTACTTGTAACAAGTGTACCAGACAGAAAAACATGCCCTAGAAAATCTTTAAATtgaactaataataataataaaagacaaggggtctaaaagaaaaattgtattgacatttattaaaatatattagttaATATTCATAGGATGTTCTGAGGCTCTGTAAAAGAACTAGGTTTTTGAAAGGCTTCAGCAGAAGTCAGTAATTGTCCCTGCTCTGTAGTGGAGGACAACTTCCTAGTGGCCAGAAAAGGTGAATTTGCTGGATGTGCAGTCAGAGTTTAATGATAAACTCTGGCAAAGACTTTATgcaacttggccaggcacggtggctcacgcctgtaatcccagcactttgggagaccgaggcgggcagatcacttgaggtcaggagtttgagaccagcttggccaacatggcaaaaccccatctctactaaaaatacaaaaattagccgggcgtcgtggtgcatgcctgtaatcccggctactcaggaggctgaggggggagaatcgcttgaacccgggaggcggaggttgcagtgagccgagagacgccactgcactccagcctgggtgacagagtgagactctatctcagaaacaCAAAAAAGACTTTATGTAACTTGAAGAAACAGAGCTGGCTTCCCCTCTGGTCTCTGTGCTCTTCCCCTCTGCCTTAGAGATAGCTGGGCCTGGGGAGTTCCAGGcagagagtcagcaaaggaaagaggagaaggtTTATAGTAgaaactcaataaacatttgttgatgtATTCAACAAATCCAAACCATGAGTTGCCTGTGGTTTAATGTTTATCAAAGATTTGAGACTTTGGTGGATAATTACAGAAGATATTCCTAGACATGTTTATTCTAGATTCTTtagttttcatcttcattttcagTTGGATCATCACAACATCATTCACCTGAACCATAAGAACTATcatgtgtttttctgtttgtttgtttgttttgtttttttgtttgtttgttttgagacaggatctcgttctgtcacccaggctagagttcagtggtgtgatcttggctcattgcaatgtccacctcctgggttcaagcgattctcatgcctcagcctcccaggtagctgggatcacagactcatgccaccaggcctggctaatttttgtaattttagcagagacagggtttcaccatgttggccaggctggtctcgaattcctggcctcaagtgatccacctgccttggcctcccaaaatgctgagattacaggcatgagccaccatgcccagcctataatgTGATTTAATATTATACCCTTAGTCTTTGCAGATAAAACGACAATGTTCTTCAACCATgactttgggtttttttggtaaACATTGTCCAGTGTGAGGCCAAAGGGATATTACACAGGGTTCTCCAGGACCAGGTTCCTCCTGGATGTGAGTCCCTGAGGAGCACTCAGTCTTCCTTAGCTCAGACAAGCAACGTTATGGAGTCCCACGTGCTTCCCGTTTAACCTCAGCTGCCAGAGGACTCAGAGCCAAATTCTGCCCCCATTAGAGTAATTAACTACGATCTAGTGCCTGTTAGGCTGACTCCCTCTTCCTTTAGATGATATCTCTTCCATTTGGACTCCTAACTGTTCCATTCTATATTACCTCTCATCTTGTCCACTGCTTCAGATCCTTTGGGGAAAATACctaacacaaatttaaaaataaaataaaattagagcttAGAAAATTAACTGATAGAAACCAGTCCAGCTTTTAGATTGTATTCATTTAGAAGAATAAGAAGAGTATTCCCACAGTctatgtgaccctgggcaaatctTCGTCTTGCCCAGAGACCTAGGGCTCCTTTCTTCATCAATGAAATGAGAGGATTGGACTCTTATCTTGAAGGTCCTTTTAagcttcattcattcagcaaatatttcatatgcacctactatgtgcagacactgttctaagtgctcaGAAAATATCAGTGAAGACAACAGACAGACAAAGATCCCTTCCCTCATGGAAGTTAGATTCTAGCAGGgggagacaaaaataaacaataaacgcAGGAGGTAGATTATATGATATGTGAGAAGGTGGAGAAAGCTGGAGGAAACAAAGAATCAAGCAAGTTAAGGGAGGGtgtgagggggtgggggaggcagcAGTGTTTAATAAGGAGGTCTGGGTGAGCCTCATCAAGAAAGTGAATTTTcactttgacaggccaaggtgggtggatcgcttaagctcaggagtttgaaaccagcctgggcaacatggcaaaaccccgtctccacaaaaaatacaaaaattagctgggcatggtgatgcatgcctgtagtcccagctactatggaggcttgggaggatcaattgagcccaggaggtcgaggctatagtgagccatgatcacgccactgtatgccagcctgggtgacagagcaagaccctgtttcaaaaacaaaacacaaacaaaaaagaaaggtttGAGCTAAGAACTTGCAGGAGACAAGGAAATTAGTCAAGCAGAAGGATATCTAGGGGAATGGCATGCGAGGCAGAAGGGAAAGCTAGGGTCGAGGCCCTCTGGGAAAGAAGCAAGGCCAAGGGGCTGGagtagagggagggaggaatagggGAAGTAGTGGAAGATGAGACTAGCTTTACTACTGATTATGATGTAAGAATAGTGGCCAGTTTCCTTTCCAACTTGGGCCCGGCAGAATGGCTCCTGCAAAGAAGGGTGATGAGAAGAAGAAGGGTCATTCCGCCATCAACGAGATGGTGACCCAAGAATACCCCATCAACATTCATAAGTGCATTCATGGAGTGGGCTTCAAGAAGCGTGCCCCTCAGGCACTCAAAGAGCTCTGGAAATTTGCCCTGAAGGAGATGGGAACTCCAGATGCACACTTTGATACCAGGCTCAACAAAGCTGTCTGGGCCAAAGGAATAAGCAACGTCTCATACTGTATCCATGTTCGGTTGTCCAGAAAATGTAATGAAGATAAAGATTTACCAAACAAGCTCTATACTTTGGTTGCCTACGTACCTGTtaccactttaaaaaaatctacagtCGGTGTGAATGTGAACTAACTGCTAATCATCAAATATaccaaataaagttataaaattgttcttttttgtttgtttgtttgttttttgggacggtgggatagaatcttgctctgtcacccaggctggaccacagtggcgtgatttcggctcactgcaacccccacctcccgggttcaagcaattctcctacctcagcctccctggtagctgggactgcaggcatgcaccaccatgcccagctaattttggtatttttagtacagatggagtttcgccacgttggccaggctggcctcaaactcctgacctcaagtgatctgtccgccttgacctcccaaagcgctgggattacagacatgagccactgtggggaccaaaattgtttaaatatatatatatatatatataaaatagtggccaggcatgatggctaatgcctgtaatcccagcactttgggaggtcgaggcgctttgggagggcaagatgggaggatcccttgagcccaggagttcgagaccagcctggggaacatacagagatcctgtctccaaaaaaatgttttaaattagccaggtgtagtggtgcatgcttgtgatcccagctactcagaaggctgaagcaggaggatcacctgagcctcaggggtcaaggctgcagtgagccgt
Proteins encoded in this window:
- the LOC101141118 gene encoding large ribosomal subunit protein eL31-like; translation: MAPAKKGDEKKKGHSAINEMVTQEYPINIHKCIHGVGFKKRAPQALKELWKFALKEMGTPDAHFDTRLNKAVWAKGISNVSYCIHVRLSRKCNEDKDLPNKLYTLVAYVPVTTLKKSTVGVNVN